From the genome of Triticum aestivum cultivar Chinese Spring chromosome 3B, IWGSC CS RefSeq v2.1, whole genome shotgun sequence, one region includes:
- the LOC123071092 gene encoding probable sugar phosphate/phosphate translocator At2g25520 codes for MAKEAGGEGAMSESVLRKVLVSYCYVAVWIFLSFTVIVYNKYILDPKMYNWPFPISLTMVHMAFCSSLAVALVRVFRVVDLPSSPAMTTQLYTSSVLPIGALYSLSLWFSNSAYIYLSVSFIQMLKALMPVAVYSIGVLFKKETFRSSAMLNMLSISFGVAIAAYGEARFDLRGVALQLAAVAFEATRLVLIQILLTSKGISLNPITSLYYVAPCCLGFLFLPWVFVELPRLRAVGMFEPDFFVFGTNSLCAFALNLAVFLLVGKTSALTMNVAGVVKDWLLIAFSWSVIRDTVTPINLFGYGIAFLGVGYYNHVKLQALKAKEAQKKVAQADEEAGSLLQERDSHGERKTETQS; via the coding sequence ATGGCcaaggaggccggcggcgagggggCCATGTCGGAGTCGGTGCTCCGCAAGGTGCTCGTCTCCTACTGCTACGTCGCGGTGTGGATCTTCCTCTCCTTCACCGTCATCGTCTACAACAAGTACATCCTCGACCCCAAGATGTACAACTGGCCCTTCCCCATCTCGCTCACCATGGTGCACATGGCCTTCTGCTCCTCGCTCGCCGTCGCGCTCGTCCGCGTCTTCCGGGTCGTCGACCTCCCCTCCTCGCCCGCCATGACCACACAGCTCTACACCAGCTCCGTCCTCCCCATCGGCGCGCTCTACTCGCTCTCCCTCTGGTTCTCCAACTCCGCCTACATCTACCTCTCCGTCTCCTTCATCCAGATGCTCAAGGCGCTCATGCCCGTCGCCGTCTACTCCATAGGGGTGCTCTTCAAGAAGGAGACCTTCCGCTCCTCTGCCATGCTCAACATGCTCTCCATCTCCTTCGGCGTCGCCATCGCCGCCTACGGCGAGGCCCGCTTCGACCTCCGCGGCGTCGCGCTCCagctcgccgccgtcgccttcgAGGCCACCAGGCTCGTCCTCATCCAGATCCTCCTCACCTCCAAGGGGATCTCGCTCAACCCCATCACCTCGCTCTACTACGTCGCGCCCTGCTGCCTCGGCTTCCTCTTCCTGCCCTGGGTCTTCGTCGAGCTGCCCAGGCTGCGCGCCGTGGGCATGTTCGAGCCTgacttcttcgtcttcggcaccaacTCCCTCTGCGCATTCGCGCTCAACCTGGCCGTCTTCCTGCTCGTGGGCAAGACGTCGGCGCTCACCATGAACGTCGCCGGCGTTGTCAAGGACTGGCTGCTCATCGCCTTCTCCTGGTCCGTGATCCGGGACACGGTGACCCCGATCAACCTCTTCGGCTACGGGATCGCCTTCCTGGGCGTGGGCTACTACAACCACGTGAAGCTGCAGGCGCTCAAGGCCAAGGAGGCGCAGAAGAAGGTGGCGCAGGCGGACGAGGAAGCCGGCTCGCTGCTGCAGGAGCGCGACTCTCACGGCGAGCGCAAGACCGAGACCCAGTCATAG